A window of the Brassica oleracea var. oleracea cultivar TO1000 chromosome C1, BOL, whole genome shotgun sequence genome harbors these coding sequences:
- the LOC106325971 gene encoding peptide methionine sulfoxide reductase, whose product MLSIVASPPVISAVSLSKPLQSLAKAALSLSKRAKPTSPFPKTARSISVYKSPMNNLFTRLGFGSRPQPDPASSAIAQGPDDDVPSPGQQFAQFGAGCFWGAELAYQRVPGVTKTEVGYSHGFVDNPTYEDVCSETTGHNEIVRVQYDPKEVSFESLLDVFWKRHDPTTLNRQGNDVGTRYRSGIYFYTDEQEKLAREAMEKQQKILNRKIVTEILPATKFYRAENYHQQYLAKGGRMGLSQSAEKGCNDPIRCYG is encoded by the exons ATGCTATCTATCGTCGCCTCTCCTCCGGTAATCTCCGCCGTGTCTCTCTCTAAACCTCTCCAGTCTCTCGCCAAAGCTGCACTCTCTCTATCCAAAAGAGCCAAACCCACTTCCCCTTTCCCCAAAACCGCTCGATCCATCTCCGTCTATAAATCTCCGATGAACAACCTATTCACCAGGCTCGGATTCGGGTCTCGTCCCCAACCCGACCCGGCTTCCTCCGCAATCGCACAAGGACCCGACGACGATGTTCCTTCGCCTGGTCAGCAATTCGCGCAATTCGGCGCCGGTTGCTTCTGGGGAGCGGAATTGGCTTACCAGAGGGTTCCAGGCGTGACGAAGACGGAGGTTGGGTATAGCCATGGATTCGTCGACAATCCTACTTACGAGGATGTCTGTTCGGAGACGACGGGGCATAACGAGATTGTTCGGGTTCAGTACGATCCGAAAGAGGTCAGCTTTGAGAGCTTGCTCGATGTTTTCTGGAAACGTCATGATCCGACAACGTTGAATCGCCAG GGGAATGATGTGGGGACGAGGTACAGATCAGGCATATACTTCTACACAGACGAGCAAGAGAAGTTAGCTCGTGAAGCAATGGAGAAACAGCAGAAGATCTTGAACAGGAAGATTGTGACTGAGATACTTCCTGCCACGAAATTCTACAGAGCGGAAAACTACCACCAGCAGTACCTGGCAAAAGGTGGTCGCATGGGTCTCAGTCAATCTGCTGAGAAAGGTTGCAACGATCCAATCCGATGCTATGGCTAA
- the LOC106298955 gene encoding oleosin Bn-III, whose protein sequence is MTDTARTHHDITSRDQYPRDRDQYSMIGRDRDQYSMMGRDRDQYNMYGRDYSKSRQIAKAVTAVTAGGSLLVLSSLTLVGTVIALTVATPLLVIFSPILVPALITVAMLITGFLSSGGFGIAAITVFSWIYKYATGEHPQGSDKLDSARMKLGSKAQDLKDRAQYYGQQHTGGYGQQHTGGEHDRDRTRGTQHTT, encoded by the exons ATGACGGATACAGCTAGAACCCATCACGATATCACAAGTCGAGATCAGTATCCCCGAGACCGAGACCAGTATTCTATGATCGGTCGAGACCGTGACCAGTACTCTATGATGGGCCGAGACCGAGACCAGTACAACATGTATGGTCGAGACTACTCCAAGTCTAGACAGATTGCTAAGGCTGTTACCGCAGTCACGGCCGGTGGGTCCCTCCTTGTCCTCTCCAGTCTCACCCTTGTCGGTACTGTCATTGCTTTGACTGTTGCCACTCCTCTGCTTGTTATCTTCAGCCCAATCCTTGTCCCCGCTCTTATCACCGTGGCAATGCTCATCACCGGCTTTCTCTCCTCCGGTGGCTTTGGCATTGCAGCTATAACCGTCTTCTCTTGGATCTATAA GTATGCAACGGGAGAGCACCCACAAGGGTCAGATAAACTGGACAGTGCAAGGATGAAGCTGGGAAGCAAAGCTCAGGATTTGAAGGATAGAGCTCAGTACTATGGACAACAGCACACAGGTGGCTATGGACAACAGCACACAGGTGGGGAACACGACCGTGACCGCACCCGTGGAACCCAGCACACTACCTAA
- the LOC106344701 gene encoding acid phosphatase 1, with product MRMLVSLLVLSLFPLAFSNENATSYILPRPLIFETHKLKSAIDDDNVNVNCTSWRFAAETNNLAPWKTIPAECAGYVKDYLMGRGYVVDLERVSEEANVYASSFGFSGDDGKDTWIFDIDETLLSNLPYYLEHGCGLEVFDHTKFDKWVEKGAAPAIAPSLKLYEKVKDLGYKVILLTGRRENHRVITIENLINAGFNNWDELILRSLDDDHKTATIFKSEKRDEMVKEGYRIRGNSGDQWSDLLGSAMSQRSFKLPNPMYYIP from the exons ATGCGGATGCTTGTGAGTCTCCTTGTCTTGTCCTTGTTCCCTCTCGCGTTTTCAAACGAAAACGCCACCTCGTACATCCTTCCGCGACCGTTGATCTTCGAGACCCACAAGCTCAAGAGCGCAATCGACGACGATAACGTCAATGTGAATTGCACGAGCTGGAGATTCGCGGCGGAGACGAACAATCTCGCGCCGTGGAAGACGATTCCGGCGGAATGCGCCGGTTACGTGAAAGACTACCTGATGGGTAGAGGCTACGTCGTCGATTTGGAGAGAGTCTCGGAAGAGGCTAACGTGTACGCGAGCAGCTTTGGGTTTAGCGGTGACGATGGGAAGGATACTTGGATCTTCGATATTGACGAGACTCTCTTGTCGAATCTTCCGTATTATTTGGAACACGGTTGCGG GTTGGAAGTTTTTGATCATACAAAGTTTGATAAGTGGGTGGAGAAAGGAGCTGCACCTGCAATAGCACCAAGCTTGAAGCTTTATGAGAAGGTTAAAGATTTGGGGTACAAAGTCATCCTGCTTACAGGGCGAAGAGAGAACCACAGGGTTATCACTATCGAGAACCTGATCAATGCCGGTTTCAATAATTGGGACGAGCTTATTCTGAG GTCGTTGGATGATGACCACAAAACGGCGACCATATTCAAGTCAGAGAAGAGGGATGAGATGGTGAAAGAAGGGTATAGGATCAGAGGCAATTCAGGTGATCAGTGGAGTGATTTGTTGGGTTCTGCCATGTCTCAACGCTCTTTCAAACTCCCAAATCCCATGTATTACATTCCCTGA
- the LOC106298835 gene encoding U-box domain-containing protein 35 → MIRSPDTLALPPPPPTFPPPSHTIFVALSESRKNKNVVTWALEKFAPEANVGFKLLHIHPRITSVPTPMGNTIPISEVRDDVVAAYRQEVLWQAEDVLKPYKKMFERRKVAVEVHVIESDTVAAAIAEVVTRNSIERLVIGGSSRSFFSRRADMCSAISALVPNFCTVYVVSKGKLSCVRPSDSDGNATIRDDGSERTDSSSGSSGPNSESTDGVSSALDSQSQSRALSLPVRRFQHVQAIGRQASVPMDTSSVGSDDTRCMSMDAEEAKDVSSINRSSTDTTSRWTPRLRDYEERKDAMSSSSSNREYGNAGGKFSWTGMVIDTTHSRASQQASNMSDNLTEHSYTDNQVNLSFEVEKLRAELRHVQEMYTAAQTETFDASRKLGELNQRRLEEAIKLEELKLKEYEARELAEKEKQNFEKAKRDAESMRERAEREIAQRREAERKAARDAKEKEKLEDTLGSPRLQYQHFTWEEIVAATSSFSEELKIGMGAYGSVYKCNMHHTTAAVKVLHSAENGLSKQFQQELEILSKIRHPHLVLLLGACPEQGALVYEYMENGSLDDRLFQVNNSPPLPWFERVRIAWEVAAALVFLHKSKPKPIIHRDLKPANILLDHNFVSKVGDVGLSTMVQVDPLSTKFTIYKQTSPVGTLSYMDPEYQRTGMISSKSDVYSFGMIVLQLLTAKPPMALTHLVESSMDSNDEFLKILDQKAGNWPVEETRELTSLALCCTELRGKDRPDLRDQILPALESLKKVAEKARNSISSVPTQPPFHFLCPLLKDVMNEPCVAADGYTYDRLAIEEWFEEHNTSPMTDSPLLSKNLLPNYTLYTAIMEWRSRLK, encoded by the exons ATGATTAGATCACCGGACACTCTTGCCCTTCCTCCTCCTCCTCCAACTTTTCCTCCTCCATCTCATACCATCTTCGTGGCTCTTAGTGAGAGCAGGAAAAACAAAAATGTTGTTACATGGGCGCTTGAAAAATTTGCTCCTGAAGCCAATGTTGGCTTCAAGCTACTTCACATCCATCCAAGGATTACTTCTGTACCTACACCAA TGGGAAATACAATCCCTATATCCGAGGTACGAGATGATGTAGTAGCTGCATATAGACAGGAAGTGCTGTGGCAGGCTGAAGATGTTCTTAAACCTTATAAGAAAATGTTCGAGCGGAGAAAGGTTGCAGTAGAAGTTCATGTGATCGAGTCAGATACTGTGGCAGCCGCTATAGCTGAAGTGGTTACTCGGAATTCAATAGAGAGACTTGTCATTGGAGGCTCATCCCGTAGCTTTTTTTCAAG GAGAGCTGATATGTGCTCGGCGATTTCAGCTTTGGTGCCGAACTTTTGTACAGTCTATGTTGTTTCAAAAGGAAAATTGTCATGCGTCCGACCATCAGACTCAGACGGCAATGCAACTATAAGAGATGATGGTAGTGAAAGAACTGATTCCTCCAGTGGTTCTTCTGGTCCCAACTCAG AATCAACAGATGGAGTTTCAAGCGCACTTGACTCTCAATCTCAATCTCGTGCTCTATCCCTTCCGGTCAGGAGATTTCAACATGTCCAGGCAATTGGCAGACAAGCATCAGTTCCGATGGACACGAGTTCCGTTGGCTCGGATGACACCAGGTGCATGTCTATGGATGCAGAGGAAGCTAAAGATGTTTCTAGTATCAATAGAAGCAGCACTGATACTACATCACGTTGGACTCCACGTCTTAGAGATTATGAGGAGAGAAAAGACGCTATGAGTTCTTCATCTAGCAACCGTGAATATGGGAATGCCGGTGGTAAGTTTAGTTGGACAGGCATGGTGATTGATACCACCCACTCTCGGGCTTCTCAACAAGCTTCCAACATGTCTGATAATCTAACTGAACATTCTTATACAGATAACCAG GTAAACCTAAGCTTTGAGGTTGAGAAGTTGAGAGCTGAGCTTAGACATGTTCAAGAAATGTATACTGCTGCTCAAACCGAAACCTTTGATGCTTCTCGAAAG CTTGGTGAGCTTAACCAACGTCGGTTAGAAGAAGCCATAAAGCTTGAAGAGCTAAAGCTAAAGGAGTATGAAGCTCGAGAATTAGCAGAAAAGGAGAAGCAGAACTTTGAAAAGGCGAAGAGAGATGCAGAGAGCATGAGAGAAAGAGCAGAGAGAGAGATTGCTCAGAGAAGAGAAGCTGAGAGGAAAGCTGCTCGTGATGCTAAAGAGAAAGAGAAGCTTGAAGACACTCTTGGCTCTCCGCGGCTGCAATATCAGCACTTCACTTGGGAAGAGATTGTAGCTGCCACTTCATCGTTCTCAGAAGAGTTGAAGATTGGAATGGGAGCTTATGGATCTGTTTACAAGTGTAATATGCATCATACAACCGCAGCTGTCAAAGTTCTGCACTCCGCTGAAAATGGTCTCTCCAAACAGTTCCAACAAGAG CTTGAAATCTTGAGTAAGATTCGGCACCCTCACTTGGTGCTCCTTCTAGGAGCATGCCCTGAGCAAGGAGCTTTAGTTTATGAGTACATGGAAAACGGTAGCTTGGATGACAGACTATTCCAAGTCAACAACAGTCCACCACTCCCGTGGTTTGAGCGGGTTAGGATCGCATGGGAAGTAGCTGCAGCTCTTGTCTTCCTCCACAAATCGAAACCTAAACCGATCATTCACCGTGATCTAAAACCGGCAAACATCTTACTTGATCACAACTTTGTCAGCAAAGTCGGAGACGTTGGACTCTCAACCATGGTTCAAGTCGACCCTTTATCAACTAAGTTCACTATATACAAACAAACAAGCCCTGTGGGAACGTTAAGTTATATGGATCCAGAGTATCAACGCACAGGAATGATATCATCTAAATCAGATGTGTATTCATTTGGAATGATAGTTCTTCAGCTCCTCACAGCCAAACCACCTATGGCATTGACACACTTAGTTGAGAGTTCAATGGATAGTAACGATGAGTTTCTCAAGATCTTGGATCAGAAAGCAGGTAACTGGCCAGTTGAAGAAACTAGAGAATTGACTTCATTGGCTCTGTGTTGCACAGAGCTGCGTGGGAAAGATAGGCCTGACTTAAGAGATCAGATTCTTCCGGCCCTCGAGAGTCTGAAGAAAGTAGCTGAGAAGGCAAGGAATTCAATTTCCAGTGTGCCTACTCAGCCTCCATTTCATTTCCTCTGCCCCTTACTTAAG GACGTGATGAACGAGCCATGCGTTGCGGCTGATGGATACACATATGACCGTCTAGCGATAGAGGAATGGTTTGAGGAGCACAACACATCGCCGATGACTGATTCACCGTTACTTAGCAAGAACCTTCTGCCCAACTATACTCTTTACACAGCCATCATGGAGTGGAGGTCTAGACTAAAGTAA